A single Candidatus Poribacteria bacterium DNA region contains:
- a CDS encoding 8-oxoguanine DNA glycosylase has translation MQIRDATDFSLKYTLESGQSFRWNRIDDAYYGVVEGRILKICQVGTTLRVESSTTEDTTTFAPFLRHYLDLDRDVPKILAEADNDAYMHRTIEKLWGMRILNQELWETVASFILSQNNNVSRIRGIIRRLSERFGEQLAFAGYVDYSFPSPKALAAATEDELLACGTGYRASYLREAAAAVVSGELELTAVKEMSYPAAKRELMRRNGIGEKVADCICLFSLGHLAALPIDVWIKRIFETLYLRRRATYHEIREFAHTYFGDSVGYAQQYLFHYVHECPDWADVEHLSLIETSVTAAVENRKSAAN, from the coding sequence ATGCAGATTCGGGATGCAACAGATTTTAGCTTGAAATATACCTTAGAATCCGGACAGTCGTTTCGATGGAATCGAATAGATGACGCCTACTACGGTGTTGTGGAGGGACGCATCCTCAAAATTTGTCAAGTAGGAACTACCTTGCGTGTGGAGAGTTCTACGACCGAGGATACGACTACCTTCGCACCATTTCTCCGACATTATCTTGATCTTGATCGCGATGTTCCAAAGATCCTCGCTGAAGCTGACAACGATGCGTATATGCATCGGACAATCGAGAAACTTTGGGGGATGCGCATTCTGAACCAAGAACTTTGGGAAACGGTAGCATCTTTCATTCTATCTCAGAACAACAATGTATCCCGGATTCGTGGGATCATCCGCCGACTCTCCGAGCGTTTTGGTGAACAGTTGGCGTTTGCAGGTTACGTGGATTATAGTTTTCCGAGTCCAAAAGCACTCGCGGCTGCCACAGAGGACGAACTTCTCGCGTGTGGTACCGGCTACCGAGCGAGTTATCTTCGAGAGGCTGCGGCAGCAGTTGTTAGTGGTGAACTTGAACTCACGGCGGTGAAGGAAATGTCGTATCCTGCGGCAAAGCGTGAATTAATGCGCCGAAACGGTATAGGTGAGAAAGTCGCCGATTGTATCTGTTTATTTTCGCTTGGGCATCTTGCAGCACTACCGATTGATGTTTGGATAAAACGAATCTTTGAGACACTTTATTTGCGCCGGCGTGCTACGTATCATGAGATACGCGAGTTTGCGCACACCTATTTCGGGGATAGTGTGGGGTACGCACAACAGTACCTTTTTCACTACGTCCATGAATGTCCAGATTGGGCAGATGTTGAGCATCTATCACTGATTGAAACGAGTGTTACTGCTGCGGTGGAGAATCGCAAATCCGCCGCGAATTAA